The Paralichthys olivaceus isolate ysfri-2021 chromosome 9, ASM2471397v2, whole genome shotgun sequence genome contains a region encoding:
- the vimr2 gene encoding peripherin, whose amino-acid sequence MATLRVSSYRRLFEEDTWSRAEGLSLQCAGQYRASVRNAAVDKCGCDKLDFVAAKSLNKEGLNRFSQDRTIIAALNDRLVGLIELARCFEEENESLECQIVELEEKLSSRPASSSITSAVARPDYSLDAVVERLRRERDEILCDTEELQKELECLKSGYEKVAQQRVFYQQERQDVAEVVDAVTAECLALREQVAIYEEQLANMEARHKTEVESLLDPADWTAGGVAALGFCSPDMTPVLDVKEFYCQLAESLQYECGAASPAAVLSGDRKQLEVGAAVGSKVTDSPKIKDVSELKMLISELQKELAELEKCNEELEDEVEMKRAAYMDEIAELKFTMGEMRQQEADLQAQMKEQCEDYKELLSEKMARDMEIVAYRSLLEDEDERLCNL is encoded by the exons ATGGCCACGCTCAGGGTGTCTTCTTACCGGAGGCTGTTTGAGGAGGATACCTGGAGTCGAGCTGAAGGGTTGAGTTTGCAGTGTGCGGGGCAGTATCGGGCCTCTGTCAG GAATGCGGCCGTCGACAAGTGCGGCTGTGACAAGCTGGACTTTGTCGCTGCCAAGTCTCTCAACAAGGAGGGTCTGAACCGGTTCTCCCAGGACCGCACCATCATCGCTGCCCTGAACGACCGCCTGGTGGGGCTTATAGAACTG GCTCGTTGTTTTGAGGAGGAGAATGAGTCTCTTGAATGTCAGattgtggagctggaggagaagctgaGCAGCCGCCCAGCCTCCTCCAGCATCACCTCAGCCGTGGCTCGACCTGACTACAGCCTGGATGCGGTGGTGGAGAGACTGCGCAGGGAGAGG GACGAGATTCTGTGtgacacagaggagctgcagaaagaGCTGGAGTGTCTGAAGAGCGGCTACGAGAAGGTGGCACAGCAGAGGGTCTTCTACCAGCAGGAACGACAGGATGTGGCTGAG GTTGTGGATGCTGTGACAGCAGAGTGTTTGGCTCTGAGGGAGCAAGTGGCTATCTACGAGGAGCAGCTGGCCAACATGGAGGCCCGGCACAAGacg GAGGTGGAGAGTCTGCTGGATCCAGCCGACTGGACCGCAGGAGGAGTGGCAGCTCTTGGATTCTGCAGCCCGGACATGACTCCGGTCTTGGATGTGAAGGAGTTCTACTGCCAGCTGGCTGAGAGTCTCCAG TACGAGTGCGGAGCTGCCTCCCCTGCTGCAGTTCTCAGCGGTGATCGAAAACAACTGGAAGTGGGAGCTGCCGtcgggtcaaaggtcacagactCGCCAAAGATAAAGGACGTCAGTGAGCTGAAGATGCTG ATTTCTGAGCTACAAAAGGAGCTTGCAGAGCTTGAGAAGTGTAAcgaggagctggaggatgagGTGGAGATGAAGAGAGCTGCATACATGGATGAGATTGCTGAGTTGAAG TTCACCATGGGTGAGATGCGGCAGCAGGAGGCCGACCTCCAGGCACAGATGAAGGAGCAGTGTGAAGACTACaaggagctgctcagtgagAAGATGGCCAGAGACATGGAGATTGTCGCCTACAG gagtCTGTtggaggacgaggacgagaGGCTGTGCAACCTGTGA